ACAGCTGTATGGAATTGCCATCTGATTGTGGTAGTTTGATCTCTAGAAATGAATGTGGGTAAATGCGATTATAATtggcactttttttttttggccaaactATAAGATATACTTATTGACTTGTCATATCTTAAGCCAAATGTGCTTGACCTTTGCAAACTGATGATAGTAATAAGGTTTAGCAAGTCCTTCATGCAGCTgaaataacaacaacaacagtTGATTACATTGTGTTATGAGCATACTAGTTCCTTTCATGGGTAGTTTCATTATTCTTTCTCGGGCATCTTGTATGAGTAATGTGTGCTCTAAGTCAGCCATCCTTAAACTGATGAATAAATTTGCTATCTGCATGAGGAGGACTGAATGGTGGTGGGTTCATCTGGGCTTGCAGGCAGTGGGATTATTTGATTAAACACCCAGATTGGAGGATGACTTTTCCGGAAAAGCAGCCACGGGTATTTGCAAGGACCAACAGGGGTGGGTGGATGAGGTGCTAATTAACTTTTGACAGGAGTCCCTCCCTCTGATCACCTGGAGATAATATCATTTCATCTGAGCTGGTAGTTGGCACACAAAAAAGGAATGTAAGCAAAACAAGTGTGTCAGATTGCTGTGTTTATGCAACTAGCAGAATGATCATGGGTTGAATGGACGTCAGCCTCATTGTattgtaatatttttcaaatatctcAATCCCTTTCCATTTGCCGATACCAAACATGTACCAGGCGTGAGGGAGTCCATGTGCATAGCTGATCTAAATTCACCACGGGAAATAAAATCTTGAGTTGGAATTACTGAGCGGTTGAGAAATGGTTGCATTGCCAATGCCACCGAGTTTTAAGAAATGATGCATTGCTAGTTTTATAGTTGGAGAAAATTGGTATCAGCTAATGCAGTTGGACCGTTATCTGTTTGAGTTGAGTCCATCGAGAGCCTTTTTGAAAGCAACCAAAAGACAGTTTGGATGAAAAGTCTTTTCATAACCGGGAGATTGGCTACGACCTCCTTTTCTTTGAGGTCTCCCTGAAGGAAAACGTTCTCGACGTCTAACTGGAATGAATGAGAGTCTGGTCAGTGCGTCTAACTGGAATGAATGAGAGTCTGGTCAGTGCGGATAACTCTCAAACTAATAACTTAAGTCAATTCGACAATAAGTCCAATTTTCCCaccttttttatatttgaggGTTATTCAAATGTTGATGTACTACTTCCTTATCATTAATATATCTCTTACCttacttataaaataaaaagtctGGTCAGTGCTGAATAGTTGCAGGTGCGAATGGTACCATTTTGAGCAACTTGGACTGAACGATtggaataataatattttacaattttcGCGAGGTTACAAACAAGGACTTGctaattatatttcatttccTGTCATAGATATATCAATCTGATTCTAGTCATAATGTGTTTTCAGTGCGATTGAAAGACAGGCAAGGCCTGGTGGGTAACGGGAATCTAcaaccttttttttatatatatatacacgaaaCCTCGTATCCGAAAGTCCAATTCTACATTCAAAGTAAGACTTTAATTAAGCATCGAACCAATTCACGTCAGTGAATCTGCAGCATTTTCAATTGGGACGGGAAGTCGATGTAACTCGCTTTCCTTTCCTCTGCCTTGCCCCGACGCTTCTTGTCTGTGGGGTGTGAGACTGAGCGTGAGTGAGTGAGTGGCACTCGTTCCCCCTAGACTGGACTGGAAAGCCATGGGTTCCCTTTTCTTCAAGCTTCGTCATCCTCTGCTTCACCAGCTACAGTTTAAGAAGGTTGAGCCCCtcgcctcctcctcctcctccttctctcGACGATTCAAGTCATCATCATTGACTTggctcttctcttcttcctctggaGCTGAAATCGAAAAAGAGTATACTCAGTCTCAGAGTCAGAATCAGAGTCTAACCCAGGAGGAGTTGGCCAGCATTAACCTCCTCATCCCCCGCCTGTGCTTCATCAACCAGCTCGCCACTGCCATCCGCCTCATCTCCGCTGCGCTTCTCCTCCCACATCCACCCCCTCTCcactccctctccctccccgTCCTCATTCACTCCCTCTCCTCCCAACCCGACTTATCCCTCTCCGCTTCCCTCCTTACTCGGCTCCAACGCTCCTCTCCACCTCAGCTCACCCCAGTTGCCACACTTCTCATCGTTTACTACCTCAAGAACCGCAGGCCCCGCGACGCCCTCCAGCTGTTCGACGATTGGTTGATGAGACCGGGCTCTTCTTCGTGCCTGCCCCACCCTGCATCCTCTGGACTTCTGCTGGGTGCTTTCTGTCGGAATGGGATGGTGTTCGAAGCTCTCAAGGTATTGAGTGCCATGCTGGCTTCGAATGTCATCCCCGGCAGCAATCTGAGGAGGTCCCTCCACAGGAGTTTGCTGAGGGAAGCTAGGATTGCAGAAGCCGTGGAACTGGATCGGGCTTTAGCCAAAGCTTCATCTGACCGCACCGGTGGTGGCAAGAGAGAGGCTGCGCTGCTGCTGGATCGTATCTTCAGAGATTGGACTGAATGAAtataatgaatgaatgaatgaatgaggTAATTCTAATCTTGACCATGAAGCTTGTGATTCTGGTACCTgctttaaattaaattaaaaaaaaaaattccttttcTGATGGTAGTGAAGGACTGTTTCTGGGAAAATCTGTAAGTTGTGCTTGTATTGATTCTCATGAAAGCAAAACGCATGAAGAGGCATTTTCACGTCTTCCAGAAGGGGGGAAATAAATAGATTTCAACTTTGGTGGCATTCCCATTTTCCTTTTGTAGTAACCTGTCGGTTATAGTTAAGGAGAGGAAAGGGAGGGGTAAGATATTTTCTTCAGAGCCCATTTCATATTTAGCCATTGttgttcttttctctttgttgtGTCAGTCATTTGGCTTGCTGCTCGGCCTCTCTTTTTTCCTGGAAGATATGACAACATGACATTCGGAGTTGCTAGACTTAATTAGGCATGTGTCATCAGTTGGCATACATTTATCAAGAATTACAATATACCTGacgcgagagagagagagagagagagacactTCACCGTCTCATGTCAGTTTGGACTAATGGAAAGGTTTTTCACCTCTGAAACTCAAATGCAGAGTTTGCTTTGAGTTGGGTGGCGGCACTTGTAACGTACAATGTAATAGCGGTGCATCTAATTTTTCTGGTAAAGATCTGTTCCACATTTATCCAACTGAACTGTCAGACAGAAATTACAAGTTTAGAACCCAGTGCATTTACATTGTTTCTTTCGCTACACATGTAGGATCTTCATCCGGATATTCAGCACCTTGCTTATTTCTAACTTGCAGCCAAGATGATGCCGTGTCCATATAGCTAGATTGTATGATCTTGTAAGTGCTTTAGTCTTTGGTTTGCTGATGCATGGAGAAGGAAAGTTTAAAGGCAGGAAGAGAGGAGCCCAGCAGATAGATCCGCAAAAGCTGATGCTCTCGGCCAGCCGCTCTACTACTTCATCAAATTCAAGGAGCGAGGGAATGTGGCAGATCAGTTGAATGTATCACTGAGGACTTGTTCATCCTTTTTTCTTGGATGACTCTGAGTTACCTGGCTGGTTTATCCTTTTGTTGTTGGAAAAcaatttgaattgaaatgGGTTGGAAGCTGGTACATTAACCGATCTTGTATATAGGTCGATTGACCCGTCTCAAGTGCTTTAGGACAGGACAGTTTCCATTCCTGTTTGAAGGGAGCCAGCAATCTAtccatatctatctatatatatagtaattcaAAGAACTTTCGGCGAGAGTTTCCGATTCATTTATTGAGGAGCTTTCACATAAGCGTTCTCGAAAAATAAGGAGCTAAGGGTTTATCGTCTTTTCATGTTCTCCATGTTAACGTTTCTAATTTTTACTCTAATCTCTtcatttttatagaaattaatgaattttgaatttttcaaaagaaatttcaataaattttcaaCGTCCACCTAAAATATAAGTACTCGCGTATCAGCTCAATGATTAGTCTCTTTGTGGATCAAAGTACGGGTAGAACTGGTCCGAGGATTTATGTTTGACTTTCAGTCATGTAGACTCCTTGCTGTCAGGTCGTTTTCAATCTGCTGAATGAATTACGTATAACATGATCTATTTATGTATAATACGATCCATTTATGGTCTACTTAATGATTTATGAGGTAATAATATCAATTGAACAATGAACAAATACCTgtgttccctttttcaaattgcAGCCCTGTAAATAATCATAAAGGTTAATATTTGTCGCATTTTCTATGTTGCTGCATTGTTTCAGGAGGAGTGACATCTTCAAAACGATCAGCTAGAATATATGGATGAGCATTTCTCCAAGACGAAGGACGGAACTTCATAACATAAATATAACGTGCAAGATTGTGAATTTCACGTTTAAGGTACCTGTTCAATCATAAGGTAACATAAACCAACCGAAGCACAAATGAGCATATGATACGAGTCCGGTGATAAGAGTACTCACTTCTTGTGAATTAGACCGGACAAGTAAAACAGTTTTGCTCCCTGATAAGTCTCAGTACAGAAACGATGCTTGAGTCGCTGCTTTGTTTTCTTGAGTTCTTCGGATCCTTGAACTTATCAAGGTGAGTAAGGACACCCACGAGATTTGGGCGCCCACGAGTGTCCAAAATGTTGAGAAATTCAAATGTTTCCAGAAACGAACcaacaatctatatataattataaaagtccGAACGAAACGTTCGAATAATGTCATGTAAGATGTAGGTAACTTTTGATTGAGTGATTCTTGAAATTATTGCCAATCACAATATGAAAAATGAcgtattattattaaatcaaaTCATTCATGGAActctaaatatttttttattatgaaagaTGAAAAGTCATCTATTTTagtattaaattaaaattaagaaaaaaaataattatttatacatGTTTTTAGCATCTTCACATAGCAAAGCATATACTGTTTTTACCTTACTAATTTGTTTGAGAACCAAaggaacctttttttttcccgaaaagaactttaatttatatgagaATCAAAAGAACTttaatcaaaaaaatattaaaaaaatctttaactaaaaataattgatcacgaatttaaaaacaaattaaaacaatTTCCTTATTGATACTTATCGAGAAAAACAGCTTCATTACTGACAAACTCTGCTAATACAATCggacaaatttttttttgttagtcTTCAACATTTTGCATCATTTATAACCTTATTCCATAAGTGATCCACTATCTCTCCAATATTAACCCCGCGCAAACGCGCACATGCTGTATTGAAGATGAAATACCATCTTTCCCCCATGGTATAGTATCAGATTGAAGTTAGAGCCCATCCTACagggaaatatatatacaatatgtAACTAATCAACTAATTAAGCAATTAATCATTATAATAATCAATAAACAACAAATCAAACAACAACGCCTGCCCCAATCAATGCAGCGTAACCCACATCAGGTAATTTGAAGATTAAAAATCCGAACTTGTCTCTGGGATAACAAACATACCTTCCACAGTTGGGCTTTGAATCACCAAAGGAGGGGCTGGACCACTACTGTCTTAGTGTGAAACAGCAAGGGGGGACCAACAACTACATTCTCTTCACACGGGACAAATGCACTTTCCTTTCAAACGATTGCTGCCAACTCCAACGCTTGCAATTTGATATCCACAATCCAAATTTCACCATCCAAACTCCAAAATCCTCACAGAAGAAGCCCTAATCGCACTTCTGCAGATGAAAACTCTAGAAAATCGGCCCCAATTTCTTCCCCATCTGATGTTTCACTTGCCCTAATCGAGCAGAGGCGTGGGACATTGAGGGGGAAAATTTCCCCAAAATTAAATGACCAAATTGCCCCGGTTCGTTTGTACTTGTCCACGGGGAAAGTGGAGCGCAATGGTGGTATCTTATCCATGTAGACGGTTGAGACTATCCGCGTATGAATCCGCCTGCCAAATCATCATCGTTTTCTTCCACGTCAAGCAAAATTGACGGGACTAATGACAATTTGGTAGACGTGATAACGGAGCGAAACGTTATGCATGTTCaagtgaaaatttgaaaaattggtagatttgagaaaaaattgaaacttttACCTACCATATATGATTTCAATAGCTGCGATTAATATAAGCTAGTGCCTGAACATGAATTACTCTCGATCACTAAGAGTGCATTTgatttcagaattaaagttacttttaattttaattttgattgtgaaaaatgacaaatgagatggtattataaatttgacttggaaaatgtgtatttttattgtgtagttgatagaattaaaatcaaaattatgattctaaaatcaaactatCAAACCAAATGGGCCATGGTTTGACTATCGcttgaaaaatataatctaagcaaaaaataattaattaattaaaatccaaaaaaagagTCCTCGGGCACAGCAAGGAGGAGCTTGcaataaaataaagagaaaatagTCAAATGCACCACAAAAGGTGAACTTTGTATTAAGAGTGTactcaaattatttttttacattacATAAAACCTTGAGCATTATAAAGTATACTTGATGAGCCCTTCCGTCTGCCTTCCATCAAAAAATGGACGAAATCGTCTAACGTggcaatttttattattctttctttctttcttttccattacTTACAATCTTATCttaacaaaaatatgaaaacccagagaaaaaaaaacaaagtctACTATGATCGAATTAGAGGCTGGGCAGGGGTAGGGGGAAGGGGAAGATCGGAGGCGAGGCGGCTGCGCGGGCCACCGCCCCCTAAGGCGACCCCGGCCAAGAGGTAATCCCTTTCGGCCGCTTTTTGTTCGAGGTTGTACATCGTGGATCAAATGAATCGCGGCTGCAATGGAAGAACGTGACCTTTGCAAGCTCAGAATGGACATCGGTGGTAAGGAGATATGAGAGACATTGAGCTCGAGATGGCACTGTGCTTAATTCTGGAAAAAGATAAAGAGATAGGGGTTTTGTGCAGGAAAGAATAGATGGGGGTTGTGGTCGTTGGAGTGCCAACATTGCCCTTGTATCCACTCTCCCTTTAATTTTTTGCATCGTGCTCTGCTTCGTGATCTTCTCAACCTTAATATTGGGCTAAGTTaagtatttcttttttgggtccATGCTGCTTCATTCTCAATTCAATAGGGTGGACATCGCTCTTCCCTCGTCAAGATTTCCACGATCTTTCACGTTGCCAATGAAATCGAGAACAACAATAACTCCATATAGCTTACATTTTTCAATCCCTTGtctgattttttaaaatgtgaTTATTGTACTGGAAATTGAAGGAATTTTAGAACACTCATTCATGTGAATTGGTGGATTTGCTTCTACTATGCTTGAAATTGTGTTTGTTTTCCCTCTTCTTGGTGATGtgggagaaaaaaagaagggtaGGATCAGGATCAAGGAGGAGGCAATTGAACAATGGGAGCCTTTCGGAATTGCGCTCGCCCAGTTGAGGTCGTTGCAATGCCCAGGAGTGACTGGCGACTTCCTATGGGTGGTAGAAGGGACGGGTAGTAGCTGGAAGGCAGCTCTCGCATCGGTGACTTCTCGACCTTGAGGAACCTCGAAACCATCACCCGAGGGATCTGCCCCCCTTGACAGTAGCCCTGCCGACCACCGCCTCCACATATGCATTTGGAGATGTCGCTTCGACGGGTTGCCCCCAACGTCGACCCCCCTCCCTTCCTTCCTCTCTGTAATTCTAAGTAAGGTGgtttttcggttttatttttaaataaagaaaggaatgagaaagaaagaataataataataataaaaaagatggGGGACAATTAAAAATTGCTAATCATCATTTTCCGTTATTTTTTGGTGGAAGGTCTCATCGGATGTGCTTTTTAACTGTCAAGTCAATGTTTATGTGatgtaaaaataatttgatcacGCGCTTAATGTAAAGATCATCTTTATGAGTTAATTTAACagtttttttctaaaataaaaggttaattatttttcggtgGACTTCCCCCGGGGAAGTGAAAGTGGATAGCGTTTCTCTTTTGCAATTTGGGCAACGGCCACCTCCCCTTCTTTCCTTCCCCTTCCGTCCATAGCCGCCCCgctctcctctcctcctcccttCCTAATAGTAATGGCGCTTTCCGTTCCTCTTCCTCATCGGAATCACTCTGTCAGCACTGTCTCTCAggttctttctctctctatcccCCGACACGCCGTCACGGGCAGCTTTCATGTTGATATAGCTTCGTCATTTTGTCCATCCGACAGCAATTGCGTGCCTCACGCCAACAGTGGCAAGCGGTGCCCTTGGGACGACGGGGACGCAGCTGCTACTTCCAAAGTAACAGTCGGTCCAACTTCCCGCCCATTAGAGCCGCTGCGGTTGAGGCACCCACTTTCCCGCTCTTTCAACCTCTCCAGGCTGAAGAATCGCCATCCGAGGTCTGGTCTCctatttcttctctttcctttccttcatCTTTAATTGATTGGGATTACTACCGTCTGTTTCTCTGCCCGACAAATCACTCCGCAGTGCAGTGCTCTCAAATGCGTGTTGGCAGCAGCTGAGATATCCGATGAATTCTCAAGGCATTCCTGAAACGTTATCGGGTCAAGTGATTTGCTTATACCTGTCTCGTCTGGTTTCCTAATTTAGTTTTACATCCGCAGTTGGAGCCCGCGGACCCAGATTTCTATAAGATAGGATTTGTTCGGAGCATGCGAGCTTATGGGATAGAGTTTAAGGAAGGGCCTGAAGGATTTGGAGTGTATGCCTCCAAAGATGTCGAGCCACTTCGCCGTGCTAGGGTGCGTCAATTGTAATTTCTTCTCCTTTCTATGTCACACTTACATCTGCACACATTCTCCATCCCAAGGATTTGCTTGTTCGGGTGGAGGTTGGAGGGTTGGTGCATGGAGAGAGTGAATTTCACGAATCATCGATGAGGGTCCACATATCATATATGCTGACTAAATTCTTTCGAAGGTCTAGTATTAAAGGTGCAATGAGTtaaaaaagtatgaatttCTGTTAACTGCTCAGGTAATCATGGAAATTCCCCTGGAACTGATGTTAACTGTTAGTAAGAAGCTCCCCTGGATGTTCTTCCCAGACATAATACCTATTGGCCATCCCATTTTTGACATTATCAACTCCACCGATCCAGAGGTACTTCAGTTCTTCTTATTGGCCATCccatttttgaaattatctACATTCCTTGCTGTTTCAGCAGAAACTTAGTTTCTCATTGAAAAAGTGCTGCCATTATTGCACTGACTTAGTCCTTTCTATCACAGAAAGATTGGGATTTGAGGTTGGCATGTCTGCTTCTATATGCATTTGACAAGCAGGATAACTTCTGGCAATTATATGGGGACTTTTTGCCTAGTGCAGATGAGTGCACTAGCCTGCTTCTAGCAACAGAGGTGATCTTTCAATATGATTTTTAAGTATCTATGTTACTCTGTTTTATGCCATCATTTTCAAGGTTGTAGCATCTCAAATTGTCAAACCCAAAAGTTAGTGCGATAGGAAATGGAAACTTCACCACGATTTTTATGCCCCACCAAACAAAAAGGAGAAGCTTGGAATCCTGCCCGGACATATGCACTCATCCATGTTCTACTGGATAAATCTTTGTTTGCTATTTTCTGATGCAATATTGCACTTGTCACTGCACCAATCTGATCCATATAGTTGCAAAGAATAGGATAATGGACATTTCTTCCACAATCTTCATTGTTATAGAGTTATCTTGTTCATTCTTTTCTTGGCTGTTATTAAACTTTTCTTTCCCCCttatgaaaattcattttgtttcCACCAAGCGGATTAGGTTCTTACTTGGTTCTTGAATAAATCACGATATTCATGGCTGCAATAACTTACCTTTTCTCAAACATTTCTCTTAAGATATTAAAAATCATCATTTGgtttcttcttcccctttgtTTTACTGTGTTACAGGAGGATCTCTTGGAGCTGCAAGATGAAGCACTCGCTTCAACTATGAGACAACAACAAAAACGAGCCTTAGAATTTTGGGAGAAGAATTGGGTGGGTTACATGCAACCATAGGCGGCGTTTCCTTtccattttctcattttccttCTAAACAACTCCATTCCCTCTTCAAATGACTGCCTGCATAAATTTTGCAGCATAATGGCGTGCCCCTTAAAATTAAGCGTCTTGCTCGTGATCCTGAGAGGTTCATCTGGGCAGTTAGTGTGGCACAATCAAGATGTATAGACATGCAAATGAGGATCGGGGCCCTAGTACAGGATGCAAATATGCTGATTCCTTATGCtggtaattttctttttttgcaacTCAATGCTGGCCATAAGATTGgtctccatttttttcttttaatatgtgattctcatttttcaaattgcTCTATTTGTAGAGTCATTTAGATTTTCCCTGTTACGCATTCTAcataattttatcaattgaaaagatcttttttctttcgctTTTTGATGTAAAGATGCTCGACATATTTTAGTTGACCCTAGCCAAAGGATAGAATTACTGATAGATGCTTATGCATAGTGTCCTCGCTTGATGGGGTCATACCAAgagcaatttttttattttttgttttggttgGGGGAATTGTTAGTGGATTGATGATACAAGCATTTGCATCAGTTCCTAATTTTCACTATCTTTCCATATGTTCCCCTTCTTTATCAAGTTCTTATTGCCTTTAGTATTgcttaaaatagaaaatgcaATGGAGCAGTCAGGAATCCTTGGTGAAAGGCTAGTAGTCCTGAAAATAATATCACTTGCTAGCTAGAAGTGTGGGGAACCATTTTCTTATTTCTATGCCAATCAATCTAATAAATGCTCATGGAACACAGACATGCTCAACCATTCCTTTCAACCCAATTGTTTTCTACACTGGCGTTTTAAGGATCGCATGCTTGAGGTGATGATAAATGCTGGTCAACGAATAAAAAAGGGTGATGAGGTTAACACTTGTGTCTCTACCATTCCATTTCCCATGGTCATTCCCTATATTTCCCCGTCTCATGACCTGTCTTTGTGTCCCAATGTTGACAGATGACTATCAATTACATGTGCGGACAAAAAAACAATATGTTCATGCAAAGATATGGCTTTTCATCAGCAGCAGTAAGTTGTCCTATGGCCACTATGCTTCTGTTTGTAGGTGTTTCAATTTCCAAATGAGATGatcatattaaaattactttgtCCAGTTATATCATTGGAGGTAGTACTTGCAGTAGTTTGCAAAGAATGTTGACATGACATAGTAGTCCTCATCACATGACAAGGGAACCATCGATTATCCTTTCATTTTGCCTTCTCAGAGAGCTCCCTGTTGAATAGTATTTTCTCTAATGCAAACCCACactatattattaataatgaaGACTTGTTGAAAAATTCTGTAGAATCCCTGGGATGTGATCGAGTTTTCAGGCAATGCACGCATTCATCTGGAATCGTTCCTGTCAGCCTTCAATATTTCAGGCCTTCCCCAAGAATATTACCATAACAGTATGGACTTCTGCGATTTCCACATTCTTATACTGCTCGCATGTGAGAACGTCCTCTCTAGTACTTGTCTAATGTGATCGCTTGGTGCTGTTGGACTAGCAGGTCATCTATCTAGCCTTGGCGGTGGAGATACTTTTGTAGATGGAGCCATCCTAGCTGCTGCAAGGACTTTACCAACTTGGTCTGACAGGGATGTTCCGCCGATCCCCAGCTTAGAGAGAAAAGCAGCGAAAGAGCTGCAAGAAGAGGGCCAGAAGATGCTCTTAGCATTTCCTACTACGTCCCAGCAAGACCAGAAAATCCTAGGTAGTGGCAGCAATTGtggaatttttcaagaaatctGGTTGCTGAGTTCTCTCTctgatattatattattaagttCATTGTCTACTGGCTTTGCAGACTCAATGCCAGAAGCGAGGAGAACACTCGTAAGCGCAATCAAGTATGTTATGATCAGtcactctctctttctcttttcttttctttgaatgaactcttgtttttcttttttctctttaaaatataaatccaAACAACTTGCACTATATGCAGGTATAGGTTGCACCGGAAGCTGTATATAGAGAAGGTCATTCAGGCGCAGGACATGTACCAGGAGTTGATCTTGTATTAATTCATTCAGACAAGTTCCCGATATTGATAGTTTGGCAAATCGTCAGTCTCTTTCTGAGTATCGTAAAGAGCAGCAGCAATATTCATTCGCCATCTATGTACTGACAGCAGCTTTCTTTCTTAGTATGGTTTTACTAGTGGGGCAGGGTCTAAGATAAACGTTGCATGCAGTGTTTCAGTCAGGCGAATGACAGGCAAAAGTAGCCCATAATAGTGGTGGTATGAGTATCGCTGGCAGGGAAGCGACTCATTAGTGTTTATTTCATGTGAtgttcttctctcttttccctTGCAAAGAAATTTTGTCAATCATCGAACCGggttgggaaaaaaaaaaattcagtaaACGCAGAGGATAGGAAACTGTAGAGCCGGAGAGGGGAGAGCTGAATTAAATGATCATACCTATGTCATTTACCGAAAGAGAAAAATTTTGGAGTAGCTTTTGAAACCTCGGAAAATTATCCGATTACGTCCTTGGGATGGTTTCTTTGTACATATCTCAAATATATGCTACCAAATCTACGCTGTCCTATTGGACTGATAATATCCTCTATCACGCCGTTGGATTGGTTCAGGTCGTGCCACGGCACGAGGACCACCTTCGCTGGGGCCCCGTGTGCGCTTCCTTCCAGTATTCCTACCCCCTCATAACTGAACATAACATAACAGAAACAGAAACAGAAACAGAGGACAACAACAGAGGACAGCAGCAACCGGCAAGCAGTGATTGCCTGACGAGACCGGGAGGGAGCGGGAAATGAGATAAAACGCACCAAAGACAGAATTTCCATGTCCATGTCCCTGTCCACTTCCACTACCGTGCCAGTCTTCCCTTTACCGTTGCCCCCATCCCAACCTCAGCCTCATGCCATCATCCAATTCCACCGCTCCCAGAGACCACTTAAGTCCTCCTCCCTTCAACTTCACCTCCAGACCTCCTCCGACACCGACGCCCTCCTCCCTGCTGCAGTCAGCATCCCGTCTCCATCTGCATCTGcatctccctctccctctccctcagCTTCTTCATGGATCGAATCCCTCCGCTCCAAAACCCGGTCCAATCTCTTCAAGGAGGCCGTTTCCACCTACATCTGTATGACCACCGCCGGCATCCCACCGGACAACTTCGCCTTCCCGGCTGTCCTGAAGGCGGCCGCAGCCCTTCAGGACCTTCATCTGGGGAAGCAGCTTCACGCCCAAGCTCTCAAGCTGGGATACGCATCATCCTCTGT
The sequence above is drawn from the Punica granatum isolate Tunisia-2019 chromosome 5, ASM765513v2, whole genome shotgun sequence genome and encodes:
- the LOC116209544 gene encoding uncharacterized protein LOC116209544, with product MGSLFFKLRHPLLHQLQFKKVEPLASSSSSFSRRFKSSSLTWLFSSSSGAEIEKEYTQSQSQNQSLTQEELASINLLIPRLCFINQLATAIRLISAALLLPHPPPLHSLSLPVLIHSLSSQPDLSLSASLLTRLQRSSPPQLTPVATLLIVYYLKNRRPRDALQLFDDWLMRPGSSSCLPHPASSGLLLGAFCRNGMVFEALKVLSAMLASNVIPGSNLRRSLHRSLLREARIAEAVELDRALAKASSDRTGGGKREAALLLDRIFRDWTE
- the LOC116207696 gene encoding protein PLASTID TRANSCRIPTIONALLY ACTIVE 14 isoform X1; translation: MALSVPLPHRNHSVSTVSQQLRASRQQWQAVPLGRRGRSCYFQSNSRSNFPPIRAAAVEAPTFPLFQPLQAEESPSELEPADPDFYKIGFVRSMRAYGIEFKEGPEGFGVYASKDVEPLRRARVIMEIPLELMLTVSKKLPWMFFPDIIPIGHPIFDIINSTDPEKDWDLRLACLLLYAFDKQDNFWQLYGDFLPSADECTSLLLATEEDLLELQDEALASTMRQQQKRALEFWEKNWHNGVPLKIKRLARDPERFIWAVSVAQSRCIDMQMRIGALVQDANMLIPYADMLNHSFQPNCFLHWRFKDRMLEVMINAGQRIKKGDEMTINYMCGQKNNMFMQRYGFSSAANPWDVIEFSGNARIHLESFLSAFNISGLPQEYYHNSHLSSLGGGDTFVDGAILAAARTLPTWSDRDVPPIPSLERKAAKELQEEGQKMLLAFPTTSQQDQKILDSMPEARRTLVSAIKYRLHRKLYIEKVIQAQDMYQELILY
- the LOC116207696 gene encoding protein PLASTID TRANSCRIPTIONALLY ACTIVE 14 isoform X2; translated protein: MRAYGIEFKEGPEGFGVYASKDVEPLRRARVIMEIPLELMLTVSKKLPWMFFPDIIPIGHPIFDIINSTDPEKDWDLRLACLLLYAFDKQDNFWQLYGDFLPSADECTSLLLATEEDLLELQDEALASTMRQQQKRALEFWEKNWHNGVPLKIKRLARDPERFIWAVSVAQSRCIDMQMRIGALVQDANMLIPYADMLNHSFQPNCFLHWRFKDRMLEVMINAGQRIKKGDEMTINYMCGQKNNMFMQRYGFSSAANPWDVIEFSGNARIHLESFLSAFNISGLPQEYYHNSHLSSLGGGDTFVDGAILAAARTLPTWSDRDVPPIPSLERKAAKELQEEGQKMLLAFPTTSQQDQKILDSMPEARRTLVSAIKYRLHRKLYIEKVIQAQDMYQELILY